A genomic region of Nymphaea colorata isolate Beijing-Zhang1983 chromosome 2, ASM883128v2, whole genome shotgun sequence contains the following coding sequences:
- the LOC116248799 gene encoding uncharacterized protein LOC116248799: MSMLDALFNKGFRGAKCKTLLKLTIPRIKLLRNRKEAQMKQMRKEIAKLLETGQEATARIRVEHIIREQKTLDAYEIIELFCELITVRLPIIETQRECPLDLKEAISSLCFAAPRCSDLPELIQAQMLFAAKYGREFVTAATELMPDCGVNRQIIELLSVRAPPVEEKLRLLKEIAEEHELDWDPTASEAELLKPHEDLLNGPSQFIDGSKVPLPEVKHDESFYSGSLKDSHEKLDPETGFDILDLPEAPRGSIHPNYEKGAFPDVPPPSAPSHDSIINSAAKGDFVSYETLQHPSKDVSNAPAYRPNPDNFVRNQDEINLHTGSDATTVEPPSYAPVDSSVSGISKTSINHDDANFRTLNVAPDSNVGSREEVHLRANGVMLDSHSHMAPNISLDTEEKKSQSPDKKDSVPVSYVATDTSVSQEEKKQFLPFNPPVTSSGSFQDQRMCSISRTKTAIPADLQDVLAAAQQAAETAESAAAAARSAANLAQIKISQLYDKRGSDLADSGRNDAAEDRELNSTLFDESEQKISSGTGPSYHSGLQTEIHPQGSEEVLHPSFDTPRIERESSNLDDQDVRYERSTSMDDDPFSYPNLFSTQSSYGGHGVYSPTHKHAHDP; this comes from the exons ATGTCGATGCTGGACGCGCTCTTCAACAAGGGATTCAGGGGCGCAAAATG CAAAACACTCTTGAAGTTGACGATTCCTCGCATCAAGTTGCTGCGGAATAGGAAGGAGGCACAGATGAAGCAAATGCGGAAAGAAATTGCTAAGCTTCTTGAGACCGGTCAGGAGGCAACTGCGCGCATACGG GTGGAGCACATAATCAGAGAGCAGAAAACCTTGGATGCTTACGAAATTATTGAGCTATTTTGTGAGCTTATTACTGTCCGCCTTCCAATTATTGAAACGCAGAG GGAATGCCCTCTAGACTTGAAGGAGGCAATTTCCAGTCTCTGTTTTGCTGCACCAAGATGCTCAGACTTACCAGAACTGATACAAGCTCAGATGCTATTTGCTGCAAAATATGGGAGGGAATTTGTCACAGCCGCAACAGAACTCATGCCAGACTGCGGTGTTAACCGCCAG ATAATTGAGCTGCTATCAGTCCGTGCACCTCCTGTTGAGGAAAAGCTAAGGCTGCTTAAGGAGATAGCGGAAGAGCATGAATTAGATTGGGACCCAACTGCTTCGGAAGCTGAACTTTTAAAGCCTCATGAGGACTTGCTT AATGGTCCAAGCCAGTTCATTGATGGGTCAAAAGTGCCACTTCCCGAAGTAAAACATGATGAGTCTTTCTATTCTGGTTCTTTAAAGGATTCCCATGAAAAGTTGGATCCAGAAACTGGCTTTGACATACTTGATCTTCCGGAAGCCCCTCGAGGCTCAATTCATCCCAATTATGAGAAAGGAGCATTTCCAGACGTGCCTCCACCATCTGCCCCATctcatgattcaatcataaattCAGCTGCGAAGGGTGATTTTGTCTCTTATGAGACACTGCAACATCCCAGTAAAGATGTTTCAAATGCACCTGCTTATAGGCCCAATCCTGACAACTTCGTTAGAAATCAAGATGAGATAAATCTCCACACTGGATCTGATGCAACTACCGTAGAACCACCTTCTTATGCTCCAGTTGACAGTTCAGTCAGTGGGATTAGCAAAACGTCTATTAATCATGATGATGCGAACTTTAGAACACTTAATGTAGCTCCTGACAGCAACGTTGGTTCAAGGGAAGAGGTTCATTTGCGTGCTAATGGAGTGATGTTGGATTCACACTCTCATATGGCACCCAATATCTCATTGGATACAGAGGAGAAGAAATCTCAGTCTCCTGACAAAAAGGATTCTGTCCCGGTATCATATGTGGCAACTGATACATCAGTTTCTCAGGAGGAGAAGAAACAGTTCCTACCTTTCAACCCACCAGTTACTTCTTCTGGATCATTTCAGGATCAGCGTATGTGTTCCATTTCAAGAACCAAAACAGCCATACCCGCAGACTTACAGGATGTCTTGGCAGCTGCCCAGCAGGCTGCTGAAACTGCTGagagtgctgctgctgctgcccgCTCTGCTGCAAACCTAGCACAAATCAAAATTTCTCAGCTTTACGATAAGAGGGGCAGTGATCTCGCTGATAGTGGCAGGAATGATGCTGCAGAAGATAGAGAATTGAACAGCACCTTATTCGATGAATCTGAGCAGAAAATTAGCAGTGGGACTGGACCTTCATACCATTCAGGTCTTCAAACTGAGATACATCCTCAGGGATCAGAAGAAGTGTTGCATCCTTCTTTTGACACTCCTAGAATTGAGAGGGAATCTTCTAACCTTGACGACCAAGATGTTCGATACGAAAGATCAACCTCCATGGACGATGATCCTTTTTCTTACCCAAATTTGTTTAGCACTCAGAGTTCATACGGTGGTCATGGTGTTTATTCACCGACGCATAAACATGCACATGATCCGTGA